One Manduca sexta isolate Smith_Timp_Sample1 chromosome 28, JHU_Msex_v1.0, whole genome shotgun sequence DNA window includes the following coding sequences:
- the LOC119190970 gene encoding LOW QUALITY PROTEIN: innexin inx2 (The sequence of the model RefSeq protein was modified relative to this genomic sequence to represent the inferred CDS: deleted 2 bases in 1 codon) has product MFDVFGSVKGLLKLDSVCIDNNVFRLHYKATVIILIAFSLLVTSRQYIGDPIDCIVDEIPLAVMDTYCWIYSTFTIPNRLVGRVGKDMVQAGVASHIDGQDEVKYHKYYQWVCFVLFFQAILFYVPRYLWKTWEGGRIKMLVLDLNCPVVGEDCKADRKKLLVDYFYTNLNTQNFYAFRFFICEVLNFINVVGQIFFMDFFLDGEFSTYGSDVVSFTEMEPEERVDPMARVFPKVTKCTFHKYGPSGTVQKFDGLCVLPLNIVNEKIYVFLWFWFMILSILSGISLLYRAAVVAGPRVRYYLLRARSRLAPQDQVEAVARKLQIGDWFVLYQLGKNIDPLIYKELMGELAEKFEGKDTV; this is encoded by the exons ATGTTTGACGTTTTCGGCTCTGTGAAGGGGCTGCTCAAGCTCGACTCAGTGTGCATCGACAACAATGTGTTCCGTTTGCACTACAAAGCCACCGTGATCATCCTGATCGCGTTCTCGCTGTTGGTCACGTCACGACAATATATCGGCGACCCGATCGACTGCATCGTGGACGAGATACCGCTCGCCGTCATGGACACGTACTGCTGGATCTACTCCACCTTCACCATACCCAACCGGCTGGTGGGCCGCGTCGGCAAAGACATGGTCCAGGCCGGCGTCGCCTCGCACATCGACGGGCAAGACGAAGTCaagtatcataaatattacCAGTGGGTGTGCTTTGTGCTATTCTTCCAAGCGATCCTGTTCTACGTGCCGCGCTACCTGTGGAAGACCTGGGAGGGCGGCCGCATCAAGATGTTAGTGCTCGACCTCAACTGTCCGGTCGTTGGCGAGGATTGCAAAGCGGACCGTAAGAAGCTCCTCGTCGATTACTTCTACACGAATCTTAACACACAAAACTTTTACGCGTTCCGATTTTTCATATGTGAGGTTTTGAACTTCATAAACGTAGTCGGACAGATATTCTTCATGGACTTCTTCCTCGACGGTGAGTTCTCCACGTACGGCAGTGACGTGGTCAGTTTCACTGAGATGGAGCCCGAGGAGCGTGTCGACCCGATGGCGCGCGTGTTTCCTAAAGTGACCAAGTGTACCTTCCACAAATACGGTCCCTCCGGCACGGTGCAGAAGTTCGACGGACTGTGTGTGTTGCCGCTGAACATCGTTAACGAGAAAATCTACGTGTTCCTCTGGTTCTGGTTCATGATCCTGTCAATCCTGAGTGGTATCTCGCTGCTGTACCGTGCGGCGGTGGTGGCCGGCCCGCGCGTGCGCTAC TACCTGTTGCGCGCTCGCAGCCGTCTCGCCCCGCAAGATCAAGTGGAGGCGGTCGCACGCAAGCTGCAAATCGGAGACTGGTTCGTACTGTACCAGCTCGGCAAGAACATCGATCCGCTCATCTACAAAGAGTTGATGGGCGAACTCGCCGAGAAGTTTGAAGGGAAGGACACTGTGTAG